One genomic region from Dehalobacter restrictus DSM 9455 encodes:
- the vanR gene encoding VanR-ABDEGLN family response regulator transcription factor, whose translation MTLLAANILIVDDEQAIADLVEVYLKNENYNVLKFYDGKDALNCIESERLDLAILDVMLPDVDGFSICQQIREKHNFPVIMLTAKEEEIDKITGLTLGADDYITKPFRPLELIARVKAQLRRFTKYNSSERNQEERLIAFSGLVLDMDTHECTLNEKRLSLTPTEFSILWVLCSNRGRVVSSEELFQEVWGDKYFSNSNNTVMVHIRHLREKMQDSAEHPKYVKTVWGVGYKIEE comes from the coding sequence ATGACGCTTTTGGCCGCAAATATTTTAATAGTTGATGATGAACAGGCTATTGCCGATTTGGTAGAAGTTTATCTGAAAAACGAAAATTATAATGTCTTAAAATTTTATGACGGCAAGGATGCCCTTAACTGCATTGAAAGTGAACGATTGGATCTCGCCATTTTGGATGTCATGCTTCCTGATGTAGATGGTTTTTCTATCTGTCAGCAAATCCGGGAAAAGCATAATTTTCCGGTTATCATGCTGACAGCCAAAGAAGAAGAAATCGATAAGATCACCGGACTGACCTTAGGCGCGGACGACTATATCACCAAGCCGTTTCGTCCCTTGGAGCTTATTGCCCGTGTCAAGGCGCAGCTCCGGAGATTTACCAAATATAATTCTTCAGAGCGAAATCAGGAAGAACGCTTGATTGCCTTTTCCGGCTTGGTATTGGACATGGACACCCATGAATGTACCCTGAATGAAAAAAGGCTTTCTCTCACTCCTACGGAATTCTCCATTCTTTGGGTCCTTTGTTCCAACCGTGGACGGGTGGTAAGTTCGGAGGAATTGTTCCAAGAGGTATGGGGAGACAAGTATTTCAGCAACAGCAATAATACGGTAATGGTTCATATCCGGCATTTAAGGGAAAAAATGCAAGATAGCGCGGAGCATCCTAAATATGTCAAGACGGTATGGGGGGTTGGCTATAAAATTGAAGAGTAA
- a CDS encoding PadR family transcriptional regulator produces MENLTEMLKGVLEGCVLEIISRKETYGYEITRRLNALGFPDVVEGTVYTILIRLEKSKLVEITKKPSDMGPPRKFFALNDAGREELRRFWEKWEFVASKINQLKEEQ; encoded by the coding sequence CTGGAAAACCTAACGGAAATGCTCAAAGGCGTGCTTGAGGGCTGCGTCCTTGAAATTATAAGCCGCAAAGAAACCTATGGCTACGAAATCACGCGGCGGCTGAACGCCCTCGGCTTTCCAGATGTTGTGGAGGGAACGGTGTACACTATCCTGATCCGGCTTGAAAAAAGCAAGCTGGTAGAGATCACCAAAAAGCCCTCCGACATGGGGCCGCCGCGAAAGTTTTTCGCGCTCAACGACGCGGGGCGTGAGGAGCTGCGGAGGTTCTGGGAAAAATGGGAATTTGTCGCGTCGAAAATCAACCAATTAAAGGAGGAGCAGTAA
- a CDS encoding DUF1048 domain-containing protein: MLDSFKKLIIGDMEEKRAYKQMMKRVDALPKDYRFAFRKIQHYMYSVGPSGGDMTIFTDLTMFTDLVDLFEASAAESRHILDVIGNDVGKFCDEFMRASVANTETLRERINKEVMEKFNKEGR, translated from the coding sequence ATGCTTGATTCTTTTAAAAAACTGATAATAGGCGACATGGAAGAAAAACGGGCCTATAAACAAATGATGAAAAGGGTTGACGCCCTGCCGAAAGATTATCGGTTTGCATTTCGCAAAATTCAACATTATATGTATAGCGTTGGCCCCTCTGGTGGTGACATGACGATATTTACAGACTTGACGATGTTTACGGACTTAGTGGATTTATTCGAAGCAAGCGCGGCAGAGAGCAGACATATTCTTGATGTCATAGGCAATGACGTCGGCAAATTTTGTGATGAGTTTATGCGCGCGTCGGTTGCCAATACTGAAACACTGCGAGAAAGAATAAACAAAGAGGTCATGGAAAAATTTAACAAGGAGGGGCGATAA
- a CDS encoding DUF1048 domain-containing protein: MLELIKKMIGDKKEYREQMARVEALPEDYRFVFKKIQGYMWNFAGGDGSDMLKTQYELIELFEASAEDGRHVLDVTGEDVVGFCDELLRDTKVWTDNFRQKLNRDIMNKFGREKDSK; this comes from the coding sequence ATGCTGGAGCTTATCAAAAAGATGATCGGGGACAAAAAAGAGTATAGGGAGCAAATGGCAAGAGTAGAAGCGCTGCCTGAAGACTATCGGTTCGTATTTAAAAAAATCCAGGGATACATGTGGAATTTCGCGGGAGGAGACGGCTCTGACATGTTGAAAACTCAGTACGAATTGATAGAGTTGTTTGAAGCCAGCGCAGAGGACGGCAGGCACGTTCTCGACGTGACGGGCGAAGATGTTGTCGGGTTCTGTGACGAGCTTTTGCGCGACACGAAAGTGTGGACCGATAACTTCCGCCAAAAATTAAACCGTGACATTATGAACAAATTCGGAAGGGAGAAAGATTCTAAATGA
- a CDS encoding ABC transporter ATP-binding protein, which translates to MKDIAIQVKGLQKSYHKLHVLKDVNLEVEKGSIFALLGSNGAGKTTIVKILTTLLKQDSGTAIVNGFDVAAKPDYVRQLISLTGQFAAVDEILTGRENLIMIAKLRHLDNPRQIAGDLLNRFGLTEAADRRVSTYSGGMRRRLDIAMSLIGKPQLIFLDEPTTGLDPEARIEVWKIVKELANSGTTVFLTTQHLDEAEQLADQIAILHEGRIIAGGTLAELKKLFPPAKVEYVEKQLTLEEIFLAIIGKRPRMD; encoded by the coding sequence ATGAAAGACATCGCAATCCAAGTGAAAGGACTGCAAAAGTCTTACCATAAGCTTCATGTCCTCAAGGACGTGAATTTGGAGGTGGAAAAGGGCAGTATTTTCGCCCTGCTCGGCTCCAACGGCGCGGGCAAGACAACGATTGTCAAAATCCTCACCACGCTGCTCAAACAGGATAGCGGAACTGCCATCGTCAACGGCTTCGACGTTGCGGCAAAGCCCGACTATGTACGGCAATTGATCAGTCTGACCGGGCAGTTTGCCGCCGTGGACGAGATTTTGACCGGGCGGGAAAACCTTATTATGATCGCCAAGCTCCGGCACCTCGACAACCCACGTCAGATTGCAGGTGATTTACTGAACCGCTTCGGTCTGACCGAGGCCGCCGACCGCAGGGTATCCACTTATTCGGGCGGTATGCGCCGCAGGCTCGACATCGCCATGAGCCTGATCGGAAAACCGCAGCTTATTTTTCTCGACGAACCGACCACCGGGCTTGATCCCGAGGCGCGCATTGAGGTTTGGAAGATTGTCAAAGAACTTGCTAACAGCGGCACGACGGTATTCCTGACCACGCAACATCTGGATGAAGCTGAACAGCTTGCCGATCAAATTGCCATTCTGCATGAGGGCAGGATTATCGCGGGCGGCACACTCGCGGAGCTGAAAAAGCTGTTCCCGCCCGCCAAGGTGGAGTATGTGGAAAAACAGCTAACATTGGAGGAGATATTCCTGGCCATCATCGGCAAACGTCCACGGATGGACTAA
- a CDS encoding ABC transporter permease yields METIRKHFFSDMSVMLRRSMLHIFRSMDTIITVTVTPVAMMLLFVYVLGGAIQTGTDNYVNYLLPGILLIAIASGIAYTAYRLFMDMQRGIFERFHSMPIARSAALWGHVLTSLVSNAISVVVIILVALIMGFRSSAGVLSWLAVAGILALFTLALTWIAAIAGLSAKSVDGAGAFSYPLIFLPFISSAFVPTESMPSIVRAFAENQPVTSIVDAIRALLSGQPVGNDIWVALAWCLSVLIVAYLFAMRAYKRKAA; encoded by the coding sequence ATGGAAACAATCAGGAAACACTTTTTCAGCGATATGAGCGTTATGCTCAGACGTTCCATGCTTCATATTTTCCGCAGCATGGATACCATTATCACGGTCACCGTCACTCCGGTCGCGATGATGCTGCTGTTCGTTTATGTGTTGGGCGGCGCGATTCAAACCGGCACGGATAACTATGTGAATTACCTGCTACCCGGCATCCTGCTGATTGCGATTGCAAGCGGCATCGCCTATACGGCTTACCGTCTGTTTATGGATATGCAAAGAGGCATCTTTGAACGGTTCCACTCCATGCCGATTGCGCGTTCGGCCGCACTGTGGGGGCATGTGTTGACCTCTCTGGTATCCAATGCGATTTCGGTTGTCGTCATCATTCTCGTAGCGCTAATAATGGGTTTCCGCTCGTCGGCAGGCGTATTGTCATGGCTTGCCGTGGCTGGTATACTCGCGCTGTTTACGCTGGCCTTGACCTGGATCGCGGCGATTGCCGGACTGTCCGCAAAATCGGTGGACGGTGCAGGCGCCTTTTCCTACCCGCTAATCTTCCTCCCATTTATCAGTTCGGCGTTTGTGCCCACCGAATCGATGCCGTCAATCGTTCGTGCTTTTGCCGAAAATCAGCCGGTTACTTCGATAGTGGACGCCATCCGCGCGCTCCTGTCGGGGCAACCTGTCGGAAATGATATTTGGGTTGCGCTCGCGTGGTGCTTAAGTGTACTGATCGTCGCATATCTGTTTGCGATGCGCGCGTACAAACGGAAAGCAGCTTAA
- a CDS encoding helix-turn-helix domain-containing protein — protein MQIGEVIREYRKRKNITQEEMANRLGVTAPAVNKWENGNSQPDIMLLAPIARLLDITLDTLLSFQKELTAEEIKSIVYEAHAKIKCETYEEAFQWAKGKMEQHPNCKQLIWQMAVIFDAWRVTKDIPDSEKYDSYINDCYVRALDSEDENIRTSAADSLFGFYSRKEQYAKAEEYLVYYSKQNPERKRKQAVIYSRTNRVNEAYKAYEELLFSGYQMMSMVFHSIYMLVMRDKDMGKAHMLVEKQRELASIFEMGEYHEASCGLDLATSEKDIEATIETMERMIATFEKICDFTKSALYQHMEFKETNEEFCKELHENLLTCFRDEETYGYMKKSKRWQELVNS, from the coding sequence ATGCAGATAGGTGAAGTGATACGGGAATACAGAAAAAGAAAAAATATAACCCAGGAAGAAATGGCAAATCGTCTTGGAGTGACGGCACCAGCAGTCAATAAGTGGGAAAATGGAAATTCGCAGCCAGATATTATGTTATTGGCTCCTATTGCCAGACTGCTTGACATTACCCTGGATACGCTATTGTCCTTTCAGAAAGAACTTACAGCAGAAGAAATAAAAAGTATTGTATATGAAGCTCATGCTAAAATAAAATGTGAAACCTATGAAGAAGCGTTTCAGTGGGCAAAAGGCAAAATGGAACAACATCCTAATTGTAAACAGTTGATTTGGCAAATGGCTGTAATTTTTGATGCATGGCGCGTGACAAAAGATATTCCGGATTCGGAGAAATACGACAGTTACATTAATGATTGCTATGTTCGTGCATTGGATAGTGAAGATGAGAATATTAGAACCAGTGCTGCCGATTCCTTGTTTGGATTCTATTCAAGAAAGGAACAGTACGCGAAAGCAGAGGAATATCTGGTTTACTATTCAAAACAGAATCCAGAGAGGAAAAGAAAGCAGGCGGTTATTTACAGCAGAACAAATCGAGTGAACGAGGCATATAAAGCATATGAAGAATTATTATTTTCGGGCTATCAAATGATGAGCATGGTATTTCACAGCATATATATGCTAGTAATGCGGGATAAAGACATGGGAAAAGCCCATATGCTTGTTGAGAAACAAAGAGAGTTAGCGAGCATTTTTGAAATGGGAGAATACCATGAGGCTTCGTGTGGACTTGACTTGGCAACATCAGAGAAAGATATAGAAGCAACGATAGAAACGATGGAGCGAATGATAGCTACTTTTGAAAAAATATGCGATTTTACGAAGTCGGCTCTTTATCAACATATGGAATTTAAAGAAACGAACGAGGAGTTCTGTAAAGAACTACATGAGAACTTGCTGACTTGTTTTAGAGATGAGGAAACATATGGCTACATGAAAAAAAGCAAGCGTTGGCAGGAGTTGGTAAACAGTTAG